A single region of the Gossypium arboreum isolate Shixiya-1 chromosome 12, ASM2569848v2, whole genome shotgun sequence genome encodes:
- the LOC108479749 gene encoding uncharacterized protein LOC108479749, with protein MLGAGLEFRRVRGEDRFYNPPKARRENQNQQNDQLWRDQADVSPSQSKDKSKSDKGIASTDHPKAVPIPASEPIVSPLSNMERFLESVIPSVPALYLSKTTMRGWRTCDIEFEPYFVLGDLWESFKEWSAYGVGVPLILNDCDSVVQYYVPYLSGIQIYSDSRKMSAKSRQPGEDSDSDFRDSSSDGSSDCEPERGPNVLREKRNHMASEMSLRMERLFMGDQQMLQEDFSSDEGESVNSRSCLIFEYFEQDTPYSREPLANKIADLAFQFPELKTLRSCDLLSSSWISVAWYPIYRIPTGPTLKDLDACFLTYHYLHTPIVGGRAPAMTCSNDMDGLPKMSLPVFGLAWYKFKASLWTPNGTSGCHLANHLFQAADNWLRLLEVNQPDFTFFCRR; from the exons ATGTTGGGGGCAGGATTGGAATTCCGGAGAGTTCGTGGAGAAGATCGGTTTTACAATCCACCCAAGGCGAGAAGAGAGAATCAGAATCAGCAAAACGATCAACTGTGGAGGGATCAAGCCGATGTTTCACCGAGTCAATCAAAGGATAAATCCAAGTCTGACAAAGGGATTGCTTCAACTGACCATCCCAAAGCGGTTCCTATCCCCGCTTCCGAACCCATTGTTTCTCCTTTGAGTAATATGGAAAGGTTTTTGGAATCGGTCATACCTTCCGTCCCTGCACTCTATCTCTCTAAG ACGACGATGAGAGGGTGGCGGACGTGTGACATTGAGTTTGAGCCATATTTCGTGTTAGGTGATTTATGGGAGTCGTTCAAAGAGTGGAGTGCATATGGAGTAGGTGTCCCACTAATTTTGAATGATTGTGATTCTGTTGTTCAGTACTATGTACCTTATTTATCCGGTATTCAAATATACTCCGATTCCAGGAAAATGTCTGCCAAGTCGAG GCAACCAGGAGAGGATAGTGATAGTGACTTTAGGGACTCAAGCAGTGATGGTAGTAGTGATTGTGAACCTGAAAGAGGACCAAATGTTTTGAGAGAAAAAAGAAATCACATGGCAAGTGAGATGTCTCTTAGAATGGAGAGATTGTTCATGGGAGACCAGCAGATGCTTCAAGAAGACTTCTCTAGTGATGAAGGTGAATCTGTCAACTCTCGGAGTTGTttaatttttgagtattttgaacAAGACACTCCTTATAGCCGGGAACCCTTAGCCAACAAG ATTGCAGATCTGGCCTTCCAATTCCCTGAACTGAAGACACTAAGAAGCTGTGATTTGTTGTCTTCCAGCTGGATTTCTGTGGcatg GTATCCAATTTACAGAATACCTACTGGGCCTACATTAAAAGATCTAGATGCTTGCTTTCTGACTTATCATTATCTTCATACACCCATAGTAG GTGGACGGGCACCGGCCATGACATGTTCCAATGACATGGATGGTCTTCCAAAGATGTCATTGCCTGTTTTTGGTCTTGCTTGGTACAAGTTCAAGGCTTCGTTGTGGACACCCAACGGAACAAGTGGTTGTCACTTGGCAAACCACCTCTTTCAGGCTGCTGACAATTGGTTGAGACTTCTTGAGGTCAATCAGCCCGATTTCACATTTTTCTGCCGCAGGTGA